The DNA sequence GCAGATGAAGGCCAAAAAATATCCCCACAATATGGGGCTGTTAGAACGCCTCATGTGTTTTTATTGGATAACCAACGTAAAGTACAATATATAGGAACCATTGATGATAATGCTAGATCTTCCGAATCTGTTAAGACAAAATATGTTGAAAATGCAATTGATGCATTAGAAAACGATTTAAAGCCAGAGCCTAACTTTACAAAAGCAATAGGGTGTCCCATAAAAATTAATTAGAAAATTAACACTTAATTTTTTATAATAATTACAGATAAATAATAATTTGAGGTTAAAACTTTAACGTCTGTTATAATTTATCAAGTTCCCTATATTCTAACAGAAAACATAATTTATACCTCAAATAGCTAATCTAAGTTAGTTAAAAAAATGAATGATCAAAGGAATGAGTAAAAGAAAAAAAGCATTAATTGGTTTATTCTTATTTGTAATATTAACAATGATTTTTTTGCCAACTATTATTAAAACTTATGCTATTAATAATAGTAAATAACTCATTGGAAGACAGATTGATATAAAAAAAATTAAATACAATTATTTTACTAATACCGTTAAGGTTTATGATTTCAAAATATTTGAAGAAAATGGCAAAGATGAGTTTGCAACTTTTGATACACTTATATTAAATGTAGAGCTTTATCCCTTATTATTTAACGAAAAAGTTATAGAACAGTTTTATATAAAAGGTTTAATGGTTAATACAACGCTTAAAGATTCTATCTTTAATTTTGATGATCTTGTTGCGTTTCATACCGAAGAAACTGATTCTATTAATAAAACTGAATCAGAGAGTTTTAAGTATGATATTTCAAATATTGAACTCAAAGACGCTAATTTTTATTTTAATAACAGAAATGTAAATCATGTTACTCACATAGATGATTTTTCAATTTTTATGGAAAATATAAGTTGGGATAAAGAAGAAAAAAGTAATGCTGATATTAAATTCAACTTTCAAAATGGAGGTTATTTAGAAACGTCATTAAATATTAATCCAGTTGATGGTGATTACGATGCTAGTGTTAATATTAAAGATTTAATTCTGGCTCCTTTTTATGAATACATTGCTGAGTACGCACACATAAATAGTATTGATGGTTATTTAAATACTGAGATTAAAATAGAAGGCAATATAAACAAACCTATTGATGCTGTAGTTTCAGGGAGGTTGGATGTCAATAATTTGATTGTTACTGATAAAAAGGATAATGAAGTTATAAAGTCAAAACGTTTAGATCTTAATTTGAAAAGAATAGATTATGCTAATACTTCCTATGAAATAGACTCCTTAACGCTATTTCAACCCTATGTTTATTTTGAAATGGATACTATAAGTAATAACCTATTTAAAATATTTAAGTGGGATTCTAATACGGAAGATGCTGCAGTTAACACATCTAATGAAAACTTACAACAAACAGATACAACAGCTAACAACTTTTATTATGCTTTAAATAGTTTTCAGGTTAATGACGGTATAATGGATTATAGTGATAATTTAACAGGAAAGCGATTTGATTATCATTTAAGTAATATAAAAATAAATTCTGATGGCATAGATAGCAAAAAGGATTGGGTAAATATATACTCTGATATGCTCTTGAATAAAAGAGGTAAGCTTATTGCTAAGTTGGGATATAACCCTTTAGATATGAGTAATTTAAATTTAAATTTAGCGGTTGAGGATTTTTCATTGTCAGATGTCAATATATATTCTCAGCATTATATGGGACATAGTATTCTTTTAGGAGATTTTTACTATTATTCTAACTCAAAAATATCAAATGCAAATATTGTTAGTGAAAATAGTTTATTGGTTAAAAATGTAAAAGTGAAAAAAGAGAACAATGGTCTTTATAACTTGCCATTAAGATTTGCTTTATTCATTTTAAAAGATAGAAAAGGAGATATAAATTTAGAGGTGCCAGTTCTTGGAGATTTAAATAATCCAGAAATTAATATATGGAAAATGGTTTGGACAACTCTTAAAAATAGAATAACAGGAGCGGCAGCAAGTCCTATTAAATCACTCGCTACATTAGTGGATGTAAATCCAAAAGATTATGAAGAGTTAGTATTCCAATACACTGATACCATACCAAATGAAAATCAACTTTTAAAGTTGAACAAACTTTTAGAAATGGAAACTCTTAAAGAAGGTTTAAAAATAGAATTGAAATATTTTGTAGACCCGGATTTACAACGTGATGCTGTTGTACTTTTAGAATTAGGGAAACAATATTATCAAGAGAATAATAAAGATTATTTGGATGATAAAAAAGGATTTGAGAATTACATTTACACAAAAGCAAATAGTAGTTCTTTAAATCTTTTAGACGCAGCTTATATGTTAATTAATCCACAGACAATAGACTCCCTTACTAATATTTATAACAATACTTTAATTGAGAATACAATTAATTATTTAAAAACATCTAACCCGTCAACTCGTATAGATGTTACAAAATTTGATAAAAATGAACCCGAAAATTTGGGTTCTTTGTCTAAATTCAAAATTAAATTTGATTTATTAGATGTGCAGACTATTCAACAAGATGGTATAAAAACTAATGATTAAAAAGTAGATTAGTTATCCTTGTCTTATAATTGAGATATAAACAGTTGTGTCTATTTTTAATGCTTTATGATGTTCAAGAAACACTTTGTTGCCATTCAAATCTACCTCAATCAAATAATAATACCCTTTGTAATACACTTGTTTTACTGTGGTTTTCAAGTCTGATGTCTCTACTATTTTTAGCTGATTAGCATAAATTAATTTACCGTTAATGTCATTAAACTCACCAAAAAAAGAAGCGATTAATTTGTCTTTTGGATGTTTGTATAAATACTGAGGCGTGTTGTTTGCAAGTATTTTTGCATTGTGTAAAACAATCATTTGGTCTGAAAACGATAAAACATCGTCTTTATCATGCGTAGCAACAATGCAAGTAATGTTTTTTTCTTTTAAATATTTAAAAAGGTTTCGGCGTAAGGATTGTTTTTTAAAATTATCAATATGGCTAAAGGGTTCGTCCAATAAAATGATTTCTGGCTGTTTGGCTATAGCACGTGCTAAGGCCACACGTTGTTTTTGTCCACCACTTAATTCTTTAACTTTGATATTTGCATAAGCTTCTAATTCTACCACTTTTAAAAGCTCCAGGGTGCGTTCTTGCTTTTCTTTGGGGTAAAAATTAGAAAGGAATGCTCCGATGTTTTCTGAAACCGAAGTAAAAGGCATTAAATCAAATTCTTGGGAAACATATTTCATGAAATCAGGACCAATAATGAGGTTAAATTTTGGACCTAATATTTGGGAGTCTTTCCAAAAAATTTCACCTTCATTTAAGTCATAGGTGCCGTAGAGCAATTTTAAAAGGGTACTTTTTCCCGAGCCGCTTTCCCCGATTATAGAAACATGTTCGCCTTGATTTACATGAAAGCTAATAGCTTCTAAAATGTTCTTTTTTTTATAGCGAAAGGATATGTTTTTTACTTGGAGCATACATGACAAGGTAGTTTTTATTTTTGAATAGGTAAAGTGTTAACGCCCATATTAAACAGTGTAAACCCAAAAATATCTGCATATTGGTCTATGATTTTGTTTACAGGCGTTCCCGCACCATGACCAGCATCAGTTTCAATTCGTATTAATGTTGGGTTGCTGCCTGTTTGTTTGCTTTGTAATTCTGCTGCAAATTTAAAACTATGTGCAGGCACTACCCGATCATCGTGGTCGCCTGTGGTAATTAAAGTGGCTGGGTATTCTATGCCTTTTTTCACATTATGAACAGGGGAATAGTTTTTTAAATATTCAAACATTTCTTTAGAATCTTCAGCAGTTCCATAATCGTATGCCCAGCCTGCTCCAGCGGTAAAGGTGTGGTAACGTAACATATCTAAAACACCAACGGCGGGTAATGCTACTTTAGCCAATTCGGGACGCTGAGTCATAACAGCTCCAACTAATAAACCGCCATTGGAACCACCTCTAATAGCCAAATAATCAGATGTCGTGTATTTGTTTTCAATCAGAAATTCCGCTGCAGCGATAAAATCGTCAAAAACGTTTTGTTTTTTTAGTTTCGTTCCTGCATCGTGCCATGCGCGACCATATTCGCCACCGCCTCGTAAATTCGGAACTGCTAAAATAC is a window from the Pseudalgibacter alginicilyticus genome containing:
- a CDS encoding DUF748 domain-containing protein, with product MVNTTLKDSIFNFDDLVAFHTEETDSINKTESESFKYDISNIELKDANFYFNNRNVNHVTHIDDFSIFMENISWDKEEKSNADIKFNFQNGGYLETSLNINPVDGDYDASVNIKDLILAPFYEYIAEYAHINSIDGYLNTEIKIEGNINKPIDAVVSGRLDVNNLIVTDKKDNEVIKSKRLDLNLKRIDYANTSYEIDSLTLFQPYVYFEMDTISNNLFKIFKWDSNTEDAAVNTSNENLQQTDTTANNFYYALNSFQVNDGIMDYSDNLTGKRFDYHLSNIKINSDGIDSKKDWVNIYSDMLLNKRGKLIAKLGYNPLDMSNLNLNLAVEDFSLSDVNIYSQHYMGHSILLGDFYYYSNSKISNANIVSENSLLVKNVKVKKENNGLYNLPLRFALFILKDRKGDINLEVPVLGDLNNPEINIWKMVWTTLKNRITGAAASPIKSLATLVDVNPKDYEELVFQYTDTIPNENQLLKLNKLLEMETLKEGLKIELKYFVDPDLQRDAVVLLELGKQYYQENNKDYLDDKKGFENYIYTKANSSSLNLLDAAYMLINPQTIDSLTNIYNNTLIENTINYLKTSNPSTRIDVTKFDKNEPENLGSLSKFKIKFDLLDVQTIQQDGIKTND
- a CDS encoding ABC transporter ATP-binding protein yields the protein MLQVKNISFRYKKKNILEAISFHVNQGEHVSIIGESGSGKSTLLKLLYGTYDLNEGEIFWKDSQILGPKFNLIIGPDFMKYVSQEFDLMPFTSVSENIGAFLSNFYPKEKQERTLELLKVVELEAYANIKVKELSGGQKQRVALARAIAKQPEIILLDEPFSHIDNFKKQSLRRNLFKYLKEKNITCIVATHDKDDVLSFSDQMIVLHNAKILANNTPQYLYKHPKDKLIASFFGEFNDINGKLIYANQLKIVETSDLKTTVKQVYYKGYYYLIEVDLNGNKVFLEHHKALKIDTTVYISIIRQG